In Candidatus Kaistella beijingensis, a genomic segment contains:
- a CDS encoding TlpA family protein disulfide reductase has translation MKESISFILLLFTISAFGQKVPTENKKAFSKEALAQKIVSLDGKKLSVSDVIKKHEGRILIIDFWASWCRDCILALPSTKELKEKNPEIDFVYFSLDRSHEQWKKGLEKYNISANENYWFDEGWKNNFNNYIDLNWVPRFMVIDQKGGIANYYSINPNDPEIQKAIDLLKLK, from the coding sequence ATGAAAGAATCAATAAGTTTCATATTATTACTTTTTACAATAAGCGCTTTCGGACAAAAAGTTCCAACGGAAAATAAAAAAGCCTTTTCTAAAGAAGCTCTTGCTCAAAAAATAGTTTCGCTTGATGGTAAAAAACTTTCCGTTTCCGACGTCATTAAAAAGCATGAAGGAAGAATTTTAATTATTGATTTTTGGGCAAGTTGGTGCAGAGACTGTATTCTCGCGCTTCCTTCCACAAAAGAGTTGAAAGAGAAAAATCCTGAAATTGATTTCGTTTATTTTTCGCTCGACCGTAGTCATGAACAATGGAAAAAAGGACTTGAAAAATATAATATTTCAGCGAACGAAAATTATTGGTTTGATGAAGGTTGGAAAAATAATTTCAATAATTATATCGACTTAAATTGGGTTCCGAGATTTATGGTGATTGACCAAAAAGGAGGAATTGCAAATTATTATTCCATCAATCCAAATGATCCTGAAATTCAGAAAGCGATTGATTTGTTAAAACTAAAATAA
- a CDS encoding alpha-amylase family glycosyl hydrolase: MKKILFIAGFALLTSCGSVHNTKKQPFTWEGANLYFLLTDRFQNGDKSNDINFERTEKAAVLRGFEGGDLRGIIQKIDENYFTDLGINAIWMTPLVEQIHSATNEGTGKTYGFHGYWAKDWTELDPNFGTKADLKELVEKAHAKGIRVVLDAVVNHTGPVTEVDPVYPNSWVRTSPQCKYNNFENTTACTLVANLPDILTESNAPAELPPMLVEKWKKEGRYDAEMKSLNEFFARTGYPKAPKYYIMKWLADYVQEFGIDGYRVDTVKHTNEDVWKDFQKICQEAFDIYKRNNSSKVLDNNLFFTVGEVYGYGISHKQIYDFGDKKVNYYQNGFKGLINFDFKGDANKSYEELFSNYSKLLHSDLNGKTVMNYLTSHDDGWPFDKERKRTYEAGTKLLLAPGISQIYYGDETARNLTISGAEGDATLRSNMNWSDVQYNSGTKKLLEHYQKLGKFRANHPSVGAGVHQMISASPYWFTRTYNNDKVLVGLDLKSGLKEVSVDGLFQNGTKLRDAYSGKTTKVENGKALIDTEFFIVLFEKI; encoded by the coding sequence ATGAAAAAAATCCTTTTTATCGCAGGTTTTGCGTTATTAACTTCTTGTGGTTCTGTTCATAATACCAAAAAACAACCTTTCACTTGGGAAGGTGCAAATCTCTATTTTTTGTTGACGGACCGTTTTCAAAATGGCGACAAATCCAACGATATTAATTTCGAAAGAACGGAAAAAGCTGCTGTTTTGAGAGGTTTTGAAGGAGGCGATTTGCGTGGAATTATTCAAAAAATTGATGAAAATTATTTTACGGATTTAGGAATCAATGCCATTTGGATGACGCCGCTTGTGGAACAAATTCACAGCGCAACCAATGAAGGAACAGGAAAAACTTACGGTTTCCACGGATATTGGGCAAAAGATTGGACGGAACTTGACCCGAATTTTGGAACAAAGGCCGACCTAAAAGAATTGGTGGAAAAAGCCCACGCAAAAGGAATTAGAGTCGTTTTGGATGCCGTTGTAAATCATACAGGTCCCGTTACAGAAGTCGATCCTGTTTATCCAAATTCTTGGGTTCGAACTTCGCCGCAATGTAAGTACAATAATTTCGAAAATACGACTGCGTGTACTTTGGTGGCGAATCTACCGGATATTTTGACCGAATCAAATGCTCCCGCTGAACTTCCACCAATGTTGGTTGAAAAGTGGAAAAAGGAAGGAAGATACGATGCGGAAATGAAATCCTTAAACGAGTTTTTTGCAAGAACAGGTTATCCGAAAGCGCCGAAATATTACATCATGAAATGGCTCGCTGATTACGTGCAGGAATTTGGAATTGATGGATATCGTGTTGATACCGTGAAACATACCAATGAGGATGTTTGGAAAGATTTCCAAAAAATTTGTCAGGAAGCTTTTGACATTTACAAAAGAAACAATTCGTCAAAAGTGCTCGACAATAATTTATTTTTCACAGTTGGTGAAGTTTACGGTTACGGAATTTCACACAAACAGATTTACGATTTCGGTGATAAAAAGGTGAATTATTATCAAAATGGTTTTAAAGGTTTGATTAATTTTGATTTTAAGGGAGATGCGAACAAATCTTATGAAGAGCTGTTTTCAAATTATTCTAAACTTCTTCATTCCGATTTAAACGGTAAAACGGTGATGAATTATTTAACTTCTCACGACGACGGTTGGCCTTTCGATAAAGAGCGAAAAAGAACTTATGAAGCAGGAACCAAACTTTTGCTCGCTCCTGGAATTTCGCAGATTTATTATGGAGATGAAACCGCAAGAAATTTAACAATAAGTGGAGCAGAAGGAGATGCAACTCTTCGTTCCAACATGAATTGGAGCGACGTGCAATACAATTCGGGAACAAAAAAATTATTGGAACATTACCAAAAATTAGGAAAATTCAGAGCTAATCATCCATCAGTTGGAGCGGGAGTTCATCAAATGATTTCTGCGTCACCGTATTGGTTTACAAGAACTTATAATAATGATAAAGTTTTAGTTGGATTGGATTTGAAATCAGGATTAAAGGAAGTTTCCGTTGATGGGCTTTTCCAAAACGGAACAAAACTGCGTGATGCTTATTCAGGAAAGACTACAAAGGTCGAGAATGGAAAAGCGTTGATTGATACAGAATTTTTCATCGTTTTGTTTGAGAAAATTTAG
- a CDS encoding FkbM family methyltransferase: MTLYQKIAEKLQFISPEFYKKRYFKKLEELSADNFSEKNMEPELLWIKDYIPKAAVFFDIGANVGTYLFRLEKRLSPHQIYAFEPNPKLYFRLKRIFPEMHIYRLALSDKNETADFKIPVINGETYNSRGTLHTQFFENGEENHFTEKVKVMKLDDWAGLENLKRLDFIKIDVEGNEMETLRGAEKTIKKFKPVLMVEMEQRHHEKPLQEMVSEIENWNYTAHFLNRENFRLQKIEDDFYEIQKENELINKNQYINNIIFVPNYQKKHDK; the protein is encoded by the coding sequence ATGACGCTTTATCAAAAAATAGCCGAAAAATTACAGTTTATATCACCCGAATTTTATAAAAAAAGGTATTTCAAAAAATTGGAAGAACTTTCTGCGGACAACTTTTCGGAAAAAAATATGGAGCCCGAATTGCTTTGGATTAAAGATTATATCCCAAAAGCTGCTGTATTTTTCGATATTGGAGCCAATGTGGGAACTTATCTTTTTCGTCTTGAAAAACGACTTTCTCCTCATCAAATTTACGCCTTCGAACCCAATCCGAAACTCTATTTCCGTTTGAAAAGAATTTTTCCCGAAATGCATATTTACCGACTGGCTCTGTCGGATAAAAATGAAACAGCTGATTTTAAAATCCCTGTAATCAACGGTGAAACCTACAATTCCCGCGGAACTTTGCACACCCAATTTTTCGAAAATGGCGAAGAAAATCATTTCACGGAAAAAGTGAAAGTAATGAAATTGGATGATTGGGCAGGACTTGAAAACCTAAAACGTCTCGATTTCATTAAAATTGATGTGGAAGGTAACGAGATGGAAACTTTGCGTGGCGCAGAAAAAACAATTAAAAAATTCAAACCCGTTTTGATGGTGGAAATGGAACAACGCCACCATGAAAAACCTTTACAGGAAATGGTTTCCGAAATTGAGAATTGGAATTACACCGCTCATTTTCTGAACCGCGAAAACTTCCGGTTGCAAAAAATTGAAGATGATTTTTATGAAATTCAAAAGGAAAATGAGTTGATCAATAAAAATCAGTACATCAACAATATTATTTTCGTACCGAATTACCAAAAAAAACACGATAAATGA
- a CDS encoding lipopolysaccharide biosynthesis protein, with product MSVVARQGFKYSLIGYFGFLLGTFSAIFIFPRDMEFYGKLRYIMPTAEMLLPIVVFGLSFSNVKFFHQTQKDGKNQNFLSLSLLGIGVNFLIFTILFFGFFLIFPQFKSLELWKMKRLILPLIFILALSAVFNKYISNFKRIVVPNIFENLMPKLANLGAFCLFFFIGVSEKGSYAFFFGMFLLSFLGYIFYANKLEKITPDFSTDYIKKDNLWQEVLNYSFFGFLGNIGNYIAFRVDNFMIGEFLNFEENGVYSIILSVLSFIMIPQMGLFNISAPIINKTIAENDFDELDRFHKKTSLTLFFLGAVLFACILVGFPYLCDFIKNGDQLRKAEPVVWILGFAMLFDLATGFNGHIISLSNHYRFNIIVMLFLAITTIVLNWIFLTKTTFGIMGIAMATAISLTLFNIIKIVFNYIKFKVSPLSIEMIYAAIICTLAITLAIILPNFKSSLANLIFKPGLVLVIIFAGNYFMKIFPVEDYLNKKFFQSLFKF from the coding sequence ATGAGTGTTGTAGCGCGACAAGGCTTCAAATATTCTTTAATTGGATATTTCGGGTTTTTGCTCGGAACCTTTTCTGCGATTTTCATATTTCCGAGAGATATGGAATTCTACGGGAAACTGCGCTACATTATGCCGACTGCGGAAATGCTTTTGCCCATCGTGGTTTTCGGGCTTTCTTTTTCTAATGTGAAATTTTTCCATCAAACCCAAAAAGACGGAAAAAATCAAAATTTTTTGAGTTTGTCTTTGCTGGGAATTGGAGTTAATTTCCTGATTTTCACGATTTTATTTTTTGGATTTTTCCTAATTTTCCCTCAATTTAAAAGTTTGGAACTATGGAAAATGAAAAGGTTGATTTTGCCTCTTATCTTCATTCTTGCACTTTCGGCGGTTTTCAATAAATACATTTCCAATTTTAAGAGAATCGTTGTTCCCAATATTTTTGAGAATTTAATGCCGAAACTCGCTAATTTAGGCGCTTTCTGTTTGTTCTTCTTTATCGGGGTTTCAGAAAAAGGTTCTTACGCGTTTTTCTTCGGAATGTTTTTGCTTTCGTTTTTAGGCTATATTTTCTATGCCAATAAACTTGAAAAAATCACACCCGATTTCAGTACCGACTATATTAAAAAAGACAATTTGTGGCAAGAAGTCTTGAATTACAGTTTCTTCGGATTTCTAGGAAATATCGGCAATTACATCGCTTTCAGAGTGGATAACTTCATGATTGGCGAATTTTTGAACTTCGAGGAAAACGGAGTTTACAGCATTATTTTGTCGGTACTTTCTTTCATCATGATTCCACAAATGGGTTTGTTCAACATTTCCGCACCAATCATCAATAAAACCATTGCAGAAAACGATTTCGACGAACTCGACCGTTTCCACAAAAAGACTTCACTGACATTGTTTTTCTTGGGAGCAGTTCTATTTGCCTGTATTTTGGTGGGATTTCCTTATTTATGCGACTTCATTAAAAACGGCGACCAACTTCGAAAAGCGGAACCTGTTGTTTGGATTCTTGGTTTTGCGATGCTTTTTGATTTGGCGACGGGTTTTAACGGACATATTATTTCCCTTTCCAACCATTACCGTTTCAATATTATCGTGATGCTTTTCTTGGCGATTACGACGATAGTTCTCAACTGGATTTTCCTCACCAAAACAACTTTTGGAATCATGGGAATCGCAATGGCAACCGCAATTTCGCTCACTTTGTTCAACATCATTAAAATTGTTTTTAATTACATAAAATTCAAAGTTTCACCATTAAGTATTGAAATGATTTACGCCGCAATTATTTGTACTTTGGCGATTACTTTGGCGATTATCTTACCGAATTTTAAAAGCAGTTTGGCGAATTTAATTTTTAAGCCAGGTTTAGTTTTGGTGATCATTTTTGCGGGAAATTATTTTATGAAAATTTTTCCTGTGGAAGATTATTTGAACAAGAAATTCTTTCAGAGTTTATTTAAATTTTAA
- a CDS encoding amidohydrolase — MEFNFTKNRIENLHFSDKSRFVPTLVILLFSVFISAQNNADLIIQNAKIYTVNKNFDVAEAMAVSEGKILAVGKNAEILKKFKSKNIQNLEGKTVFPGFIDAHCHFTGYATDKWKCELLGTKSWDEVISRITEYSKNAPMEWLYGRSWDQNDWPIKEFPNKEKLDQLFPNRPVYLKRIDGHAAIANQKALDIAGIDLNTKLNGGEIEQKNGKLTGVLIDNAMLLVEKHLPQISDEMAINYFGELQKECFSYGLTSLHDCGITEHTLSLLEKAQSQNKLQMKIFALLEDNPNYYDRWVKKGRYTNKNITVGGFKVYSDGALGSRGACLIHDYSDKKDWKGFLLSERKHFENLAKKLKNSDLQMCTHAIGDSANRTILQIYGDVLGIKNNRRWRIEHAQIVDKNDFNLFAKYSIIPSVQPTHATSDMYWAEERLGKERLKYSYAYEDLLKQNGWLPLGTDFPVEEINPFKTFLAAVARKDSKNFPANGFQKENALTRQQTIRGMTIWAAKAAFQENELGSLEVGKSADFIILNQNLMTIPETEILNTKVLETWSSGKKVYFFKREFKIGEAKNIVEDAKN, encoded by the coding sequence ATGGAATTTAATTTTACAAAAAATCGCATTGAAAACCTGCATTTTTCGGACAAATCACGATTTGTCCCTACACTTGTTATACTACTTTTTTCGGTATTCATCTCCGCACAAAATAACGCCGACTTAATCATCCAAAACGCGAAAATCTATACCGTTAATAAGAATTTTGATGTCGCTGAAGCAATGGCAGTTTCAGAAGGAAAGATTTTAGCGGTTGGGAAAAATGCGGAGATTCTGAAAAAATTCAAATCAAAAAACATTCAGAATCTTGAAGGAAAAACGGTTTTTCCCGGATTCATCGATGCGCATTGTCATTTCACAGGTTATGCGACGGATAAATGGAAATGTGAACTTTTGGGAACAAAATCTTGGGACGAAGTAATTTCCCGAATCACCGAATATTCCAAAAACGCACCAATGGAATGGCTTTACGGCAGAAGTTGGGACCAAAATGATTGGCCCATAAAAGAATTTCCAAACAAGGAAAAACTCGACCAACTTTTCCCGAACCGTCCTGTTTATTTAAAGCGAATCGATGGTCACGCTGCAATTGCAAATCAAAAAGCCCTCGATATTGCGGGAATTGATTTAAACACGAAACTGAACGGCGGTGAAATTGAACAAAAAAACGGCAAACTTACCGGAGTTTTAATTGATAATGCGATGCTTTTGGTGGAAAAACATTTGCCGCAAATCAGCGATGAAATGGCGATTAATTATTTTGGAGAACTGCAAAAAGAATGCTTTTCGTATGGCTTGACTTCACTTCACGATTGCGGAATTACGGAGCATACTTTGTCGCTTTTGGAAAAGGCACAGTCGCAGAATAAACTTCAGATGAAAATCTTCGCATTGCTTGAAGACAATCCTAATTATTACGACCGTTGGGTAAAAAAAGGAAGATATACCAATAAAAATATTACGGTTGGAGGATTTAAAGTGTATTCAGATGGTGCGCTTGGTTCGAGAGGAGCGTGTCTCATCCACGATTATTCCGACAAAAAAGATTGGAAAGGGTTTTTGTTGAGCGAGAGAAAACATTTCGAAAATTTAGCCAAAAAACTCAAAAATAGCGACCTTCAAATGTGCACTCACGCGATTGGAGATTCTGCGAACCGGACGATTCTTCAAATTTATGGTGATGTTTTAGGCATTAAAAATAACAGAAGATGGAGAATCGAACATGCGCAAATTGTCGATAAAAACGATTTCAATCTGTTTGCGAAATATTCCATCATTCCTTCTGTGCAGCCAACTCACGCGACTTCCGATATGTATTGGGCGGAAGAAAGATTGGGGAAAGAGCGCCTGAAATATTCCTACGCTTATGAAGATTTGCTGAAACAAAACGGTTGGCTTCCTCTGGGAACCGATTTTCCAGTGGAAGAAATCAATCCTTTTAAAACATTTTTAGCGGCGGTGGCAAGAAAAGATTCTAAAAATTTTCCAGCCAACGGTTTTCAGAAAGAAAACGCATTGACAAGGCAACAAACCATTCGTGGAATGACAATTTGGGCGGCAAAAGCAGCATTTCAGGAAAATGAATTGGGTAGTTTGGAAGTCGGAAAATCGGCGGATTTTATTATTTTGAATCAAAATTTAATGACGATTCCCGAAACTGAAATTTTGAATACAAAGGTTTTGGAAACTTGGAGTAGCGGAAAAAAAGTGTATTTTTTCAAAAGAGAATTTAAAATTGGTGAAGCAAAAAATATTGTTGAAGATGCCAAAAATTAA
- a CDS encoding glycosyltransferase family 2 protein, with translation MKFLIIIPAHNEEKNIFFTLESLKNQTFQDFEVIVVNDGSTDKTADIVHKFISTVTLSGVEASNFKLSNLESSVHEPGAKVVRTFNKGLQTTDLNHFDIICKFDADIIFPKNYLKRINEVYESNPKAGMVSGLVKIKKSVFEKSLAFDFKDEKHQWIYENLSSKNHVRGPIKSYRKECFLAMNGLRPVLGWDNIDVMLAKKNNWETVTIKDLWVKHLRPTAYKYKKQKAEKLGEYFYNIGLNLPLAMISSAKSSLKNKSFFEFFTTIKSFLKQNGERKLTKEEIQYIRNLRWKQMWRKDKS, from the coding sequence ATGAAATTTCTTATCATCATTCCTGCACATAACGAGGAGAAGAATATTTTCTTTACCCTTGAATCCTTGAAGAATCAAACTTTTCAGGATTTTGAAGTGATCGTGGTGAATGATGGTTCTACCGACAAAACTGCGGATATAGTTCATAAGTTTATAAGCACTGTAACGCTGAGCGGAGTCGAAGCGTCAAATTTCAAACTTTCCAATCTCGAATCTTCAGTTCACGAACCGGGAGCAAAAGTGGTAAGAACTTTCAATAAAGGTTTGCAAACGACGGATTTAAATCACTTCGACATCATCTGTAAATTCGACGCCGATATTATTTTTCCTAAAAATTATTTGAAAAGAATTAATGAGGTTTACGAAAGTAATCCGAAAGCAGGAATGGTTTCAGGTTTGGTAAAAATCAAAAAATCAGTTTTTGAAAAATCTTTGGCGTTTGATTTTAAAGACGAAAAACATCAATGGATTTATGAGAACTTATCTTCGAAAAATCATGTTCGTGGACCGATAAAATCTTACAGAAAGGAATGTTTTCTCGCCATGAACGGACTTCGACCTGTTCTCGGTTGGGACAATATCGATGTGATGTTGGCAAAGAAAAACAATTGGGAAACCGTCACCATCAAAGATTTATGGGTGAAACATCTTCGACCAACTGCCTACAAATACAAAAAGCAAAAAGCCGAAAAACTCGGTGAATATTTTTACAACATCGGTTTGAATTTACCTTTAGCAATGATTTCGTCTGCAAAGTCATCATTAAAAAATAAATCATTTTTTGAGTTTTTTACTACTATAAAATCTTTTTTAAAACAAAATGGTGAAAGAAAATTAACGAAAGAAGAAATACAATACATCCGCAACTTAAGATGGAAACAAATGTGGCGTAAGGACAAATCGTGA
- a CDS encoding YciI family protein, which produces MRTVVFYENTADATMEKLMEFFPQHQENEDKFVKAGKVIGIGPFSIPGQGAMGIFTDRESAEEFVKNDPFVLKGLVTYTMKDWVDDLEGK; this is translated from the coding sequence ATGAGAACAGTCGTATTCTACGAAAACACAGCCGATGCAACCATGGAAAAATTAATGGAATTTTTTCCGCAGCATCAGGAAAATGAAGACAAATTTGTGAAAGCTGGAAAAGTCATCGGAATTGGCCCTTTTTCAATTCCCGGACAAGGCGCGATGGGAATTTTCACAGACCGGGAATCTGCCGAAGAATTCGTGAAAAACGATCCCTTTGTTTTGAAAGGATTGGTAACGTACACCATGAAAGATTGGGTAGATGATTTGGAAGGTAAATAG
- the polA gene encoding DNA polymerase I yields the protein MTHDNNDKRLFLIDAYAMIFRGYYALIRSPRMTSKGLDTSAIFGFTNSLIELIRREKPSHLAVVFDVGEASVRTADFSDYKANRSETPEAIKIAIPYIHRILEAMYVPILGVEGYEADDVIGTIACKAEAEGYKVFMVTPDKDFAQCVTENIKIYKPGLKGAEFEILGVPEVLAKYEIEDPKQVIDFLAMMGDSVDNIPGLEGVGEKTAKKFLKEYGSIENLLANTDKITGKLREKVENSAERGILSKKLATILCDAPIEFHQEQYDLETPDFEKVKEVFDEIEFRRLYENLYRAFSNEQSAISNQLSADPNKVSRYDKKAEEKSGPVQLDLFANFEELEQATTTKTTIENNDHLYQYIDSPKAQKILVQNLLKQNAVCFDTETTSLNEMEAELIGMSFSYKKGLAYYIPLSENREEVLETLEIFRPFFEKKEILKIAHNLKFDYKILKQYGIDVDGAIFDTMIAHYLLNPDGRHGMDYLSEMYLNYKPVAIETLIGKGKNQTTLRSASVEEQTKYAGEDADVTWQLYEIFAPQLKKENLEDLFYKVEMPLMKVLAKMELEGISLDKNWLEQESKDLESDIRELEKKIFEFAGEEFNMNSPKQLGEILFEKMQLDPKAKKTKTGQYATSEDVLQKLSAKHEIIKYILEYRTYQKLKSTYVDALPNQIDKDDNRVHTNFSQTTAATGRLASVNPNLQNIPIRTLRGQQIRGAFKADEGNKIISADYSQIELRLIAEISNEENMIKAFQNGEDIHASTASKLFNVPLEEVTKTQRSQAKTVNFGIIYGQGAFGLAEQTGLSRTEAKQMIENYFATYPQLKKYMAEQVQKAQDLGYVETILNRKRHLKDINSANFVVKAHAERNAVNAPIQGSAADVIKLAMIKIDEKLQEKNLKTKMLLQVHDELVFEAPIEEIETAKKLIKTEMESAFDTKVPLLVEVGVGDNWLEAH from the coding sequence ATGACACACGACAACAACGACAAACGTCTTTTCCTCATCGATGCCTATGCGATGATTTTCCGAGGTTATTATGCCCTCATCAGAAGTCCCAGAATGACGAGCAAAGGTTTGGATACTTCAGCCATTTTTGGATTTACCAATTCTTTGATTGAACTGATTCGTAGAGAAAAACCTTCGCATTTGGCGGTAGTTTTTGATGTAGGAGAAGCAAGTGTCAGAACTGCAGATTTTTCTGATTATAAAGCCAATCGCAGCGAAACACCCGAAGCGATTAAAATTGCCATTCCTTATATTCACAGAATTTTGGAAGCGATGTACGTTCCGATTTTGGGTGTGGAAGGTTACGAAGCGGATGACGTGATTGGAACCATTGCCTGCAAAGCGGAAGCAGAAGGTTACAAAGTTTTTATGGTGACGCCTGACAAAGATTTTGCGCAGTGTGTCACTGAAAATATCAAAATTTATAAACCGGGATTAAAAGGAGCAGAATTTGAGATTTTGGGAGTTCCGGAAGTTTTGGCAAAATATGAAATTGAAGACCCCAAACAAGTCATTGATTTTCTAGCCATGATGGGCGATTCTGTTGATAATATTCCGGGATTGGAAGGCGTTGGTGAAAAAACTGCCAAGAAATTCCTGAAAGAATACGGAAGCATTGAAAACCTTTTAGCCAACACCGATAAAATTACCGGCAAACTCCGAGAAAAAGTTGAAAATTCTGCCGAACGTGGAATTCTGTCTAAAAAATTAGCCACGATTTTATGTGATGCACCGATCGAATTTCATCAGGAACAATACGATTTAGAAACGCCTGATTTCGAAAAGGTGAAGGAGGTTTTTGACGAAATTGAATTCCGAAGATTGTACGAAAACCTTTATCGTGCATTTTCAAATGAGCAATCAGCAATCAGTAATCAGCTATCGGCTGATCCGAATAAAGTATCGCGATACGACAAAAAAGCGGAGGAAAAAAGCGGTCCTGTTCAATTGGATTTGTTCGCCAATTTTGAAGAGTTGGAACAGGCAACTACAACGAAAACGACCATTGAGAACAACGACCATCTTTACCAATACATCGATTCCCCGAAAGCACAGAAAATTTTAGTTCAAAATCTTTTAAAACAAAATGCGGTTTGCTTCGACACGGAAACGACTTCGTTAAATGAAATGGAAGCCGAATTAATTGGGATGAGTTTCTCCTACAAAAAAGGTTTGGCTTATTATATTCCACTCTCAGAAAATAGAGAGGAGGTTTTGGAGACTTTAGAAATTTTCCGTCCGTTTTTCGAGAAAAAGGAAATCTTGAAAATCGCCCACAATTTAAAATTCGACTACAAAATTCTGAAACAATACGGAATTGATGTTGATGGAGCCATCTTCGACACCATGATCGCGCATTATCTCCTCAATCCCGATGGAAGACACGGAATGGATTATCTATCTGAAATGTATCTGAATTACAAACCTGTCGCAATTGAAACCTTGATTGGTAAAGGAAAAAATCAAACGACACTTCGTTCTGCCTCAGTTGAAGAACAAACGAAATATGCGGGTGAAGACGCCGATGTAACTTGGCAATTGTACGAAATCTTCGCTCCTCAACTGAAAAAAGAAAACTTAGAAGATTTGTTTTATAAAGTCGAAATGCCTTTGATGAAAGTCTTGGCAAAAATGGAATTGGAAGGAATTTCTTTAGATAAAAATTGGCTCGAACAGGAAAGTAAGGATTTGGAAAGTGATATTAGAGAACTTGAAAAAAAGATTTTTGAATTTGCGGGTGAAGAATTTAATATGAATTCACCAAAACAGTTGGGTGAAATTTTGTTTGAAAAAATGCAGCTCGACCCAAAAGCGAAAAAAACAAAAACTGGTCAGTACGCCACTTCCGAAGATGTTTTACAAAAACTTTCCGCGAAACACGAAATCATTAAATACATTCTCGAATACCGAACTTATCAAAAACTGAAATCGACTTATGTGGACGCCTTGCCGAATCAGATTGATAAGGATGATAACCGAGTTCATACCAATTTCTCGCAAACTACGGCTGCAACGGGAAGATTAGCTTCCGTGAATCCGAACTTGCAAAATATTCCGATTCGAACTTTGCGCGGACAACAAATTCGTGGTGCCTTTAAAGCGGATGAAGGAAACAAAATTATTTCAGCAGATTATTCACAAATCGAACTTCGTTTAATCGCCGAAATTTCGAATGAGGAAAATATGATTAAAGCATTCCAAAATGGAGAAGATATTCACGCTTCAACGGCTTCAAAATTGTTTAATGTTCCTTTGGAAGAAGTTACGAAAACCCAACGTTCACAGGCAAAAACGGTGAATTTTGGAATTATTTACGGACAAGGCGCATTCGGTTTAGCCGAACAAACCGGACTTTCCCGAACTGAAGCAAAGCAGATGATTGAAAACTATTTCGCCACTTATCCTCAACTAAAAAAATATATGGCAGAACAAGTCCAAAAAGCGCAGGATTTGGGTTATGTGGAAACGATTTTAAACAGGAAGCGTCATTTGAAAGATATTAATTCTGCCAATTTTGTAGTAAAAGCTCACGCGGAAAGAAACGCCGTAAATGCACCAATTCAGGGAAGTGCAGCCGATGTTATCAAATTGGCGATGATTAAAATTGACGAAAAACTTCAGGAAAAAAATTTGAAAACCAAAATGCTTTTGCAGGTTCATGACGAATTGGTTTTTGAGGCGCCAATCGAAGAAATAGAAACGGCCAAAAAACTCATCAAAACCGAAATGGAGTCCGCATTTGACACCAAAGTTCCTTTATTGGTGGAAGTTGGAGTAGGTGATAATTGGTTGGAAGCGCATTAG
- a CDS encoding phosphatase PAP2 family protein, translating to MHEIIQEDKQAFLFLNNLGSEPFDRFWTMVSGTWLWIPLYVIFLYLLYKNYKLRNLLFILIFIALGVTVSDQLAGIFKTGIARLRPCHDPSLGHLMREVQCGGQFGFYSAHASNTFFIATFMSMLLFRKYRFLPYLLFFWAAMVSYSRIYLGVHFPMDVLMGAGMGFFLGGFFATLAMKVIHKQSKIK from the coding sequence ATGCACGAAATCATCCAAGAAGACAAACAAGCATTCCTCTTCCTTAACAATTTGGGGAGCGAACCTTTCGACCGATTTTGGACGATGGTTTCCGGGACTTGGCTTTGGATTCCGCTTTACGTTATTTTTCTGTATTTACTTTACAAAAATTACAAACTCCGAAATTTACTTTTCATTTTGATTTTCATTGCATTAGGAGTAACAGTTTCTGACCAACTTGCCGGAATTTTCAAAACAGGAATTGCAAGATTGAGACCTTGTCACGATCCAAGTTTAGGCCATTTAATGCGTGAAGTTCAATGCGGCGGACAATTTGGATTTTATTCGGCACATGCTTCAAACACGTTTTTTATTGCGACTTTTATGAGTATGTTGCTTTTCAGAAAATATCGGTTTCTTCCATATTTACTTTTCTTTTGGGCAGCAATGGTTTCTTACAGTCGGATTTATCTCGGGGTACATTTTCCGATGGATGTTTTGATGGGGGCAGGAATGGGATTTTTTCTCGGCGGATTTTTCGCGACTTTAGCAATGAAAGTTATCCATAAGCAGAGTAAGATTAAATAA